From the Tribolium castaneum strain GA2 chromosome 2, icTriCast1.1, whole genome shotgun sequence genome, one window contains:
- the spict gene encoding magnesium transporter NIPA2 yields the protein MESSTKAWSQAGKNTQLSFYSGLGLAILSSVFIGSSFIIKKLSLLRLSRKGALRAGAGGFGYLKDWMWWLGFLTMGIGELANFAAYTVAPASLVTPLGALSVLVSAVLASKFLKETLNTLGKLGCLLCILGSIVLIIHSPKEQEVASVAELVSKLHNTYFLNYIITVVSITIIIIFYVGPRYGSRHVMVYITLCSSVGSLTVMACKGLGLSISEIVSKPSDLSYWSSSLFFLTVAVCIFIQMNYLNKALDLFNTSVVTPVYYVMFTSLVIVASAILFNEWGNMTFEDILGSICGFLTVIVAIFMLQGYRKDNYQKQSLLRSDYTSVFYT from the exons GGGTCTCGCGATCCTGTCGTCTGTTTTTATAGGGTCGAGTTTTATCATAAAAAAGCTATCATTGTTGAGGTTAAGTCGGAAGGGGGCTTTGCGGGCCGGAGCTGGGGGGTTCGGCTATTTGAAGGACTGGATGTGGTGGCTGGGGTTCCTAACAA TGGGGATAGGAGAGTTGGCGAATTTCGCGGCTTATACGGTGGCACCTGCGTCGCTTGTGACACCTCTGGGGGCCCTCAGTGTGCTGGTTTCGGCAGTCTTAGCCTCCAAGTTCCTCAAAGAGACTCTAAATACCCTCGGGAAG ttGGGCTGTCTTTTGTGCATCCTTGGCTCAATCGTCCTGATTATCCACTCGCCGAAGGAACAGGAAGTGGCCTCCGTCGCTGAGCTGGTGTCCAAGCTCCACAACACCTATTTCCTTAATTATATAATAACTGTAgtttcaataacaataattataattttttacgtgGGCCCTCGATACGGCTCGCGCCATGTAATGGTTTACATAACGCTTTGTTCCTCAGTCGGGAGCTTAACTGTCATGGCCTGCAAAGGCCTGGGCTTGTCAATAAGCGAAATTGTGTCAAAGCCGAGCGATTTAAGTTACTGGTCTTCcagtttatttttcttgacTGTAGCCGTCTGTATTTTCATccaaatgaattatttaaacaaggCTTTGGATTTATTCAACACCAGTGTTGTCACACCGGTATATTATGTAATGTTTACAAGTTTAGTGATTGTAGCTTCAGCGATTTTATTCAACGAGTGGGGCAATATGACTTTTGAGGATATTCTAGGGAGTATTTGCGGATTTTTAACTGTGATTGTTGCGATTTTTATGCTCCAAGGCTATAGGAAAGACAACTATCAGAAGCAGAGTTTGTTAAGGAGTGATTATACGAGCGTTTTTTACACGTAG